The Natranaerobius trueperi genome has a window encoding:
- a CDS encoding late competence development ComFB family protein, translating into MSNLNLKNYMEDVVLKKLNSLLAERSSICNCDHCKKDIMAIALNNLPPRYIVTEKGEIYSKIDSLMVQFSTDVTAEIVKAIEKVNKSPRH; encoded by the coding sequence ATGAGTAATTTAAATTTAAAGAATTATATGGAAGATGTTGTTTTAAAAAAGTTAAATTCTTTATTAGCTGAGCGTTCTAGCATTTGTAATTGTGATCATTGTAAAAAAGATATAATGGCTATTGCTTTAAATAACCTACCACCACGTTATATCGTTACTGAAAAAGGAGAAATTTACTCTAAAATAGATTCCCTGATGGTACAATTTTCAACCGATGTTACAGCTGAAATAGTTAAAGCTATAGAGAAAGTTAATAAAAGCCCGAGACATTAG
- the pilO gene encoding type 4a pilus biogenesis protein PilO, translated as MIEKFVQKLTKRERVIILLTFLVILFAIFWHILFQPLQQEIQEKKSEIEKYNNDIKVLKINKKDLQNFDQDQNIEILSNLIPGKKELEYTIDQIFSILEQYNLKLDFFEFETNEMDDCISSVDIKGHVEGEYRDIYNVLEEIQGFKRHINIRSIHIRNLNNFNSTNVGEILSVNLHLETYFDGYNLLPENKLTSEDDIGKINPFTGRK; from the coding sequence ATGATTGAGAAATTCGTTCAAAAATTGACGAAAAGAGAAAGAGTCATCATATTATTGACATTTTTAGTTATTTTATTTGCAATATTCTGGCATATTTTATTTCAACCGTTACAACAAGAAATTCAAGAGAAAAAATCTGAAATAGAAAAATATAATAATGATATAAAAGTCCTTAAAATTAATAAAAAAGACCTACAAAACTTTGATCAGGATCAAAATATAGAAATACTTTCTAACTTAATACCAGGGAAAAAAGAATTAGAATATACTATAGATCAGATTTTTTCCATACTTGAACAATACAATTTAAAATTGGATTTCTTTGAATTTGAAACTAATGAAATGGATGATTGTATCTCTTCTGTTGATATAAAGGGGCATGTCGAAGGAGAGTATAGAGACATATATAATGTGCTAGAAGAAATACAAGGCTTTAAAAGGCATATCAATATCAGATCAATACATATTAGAAATTTAAATAATTTTAATAGCACAAATGTTGGTGAAATATTATCGGTTAATTTACACTTAGAAACCTATTTTGATGGCTATAATTTGTTACCGGAAAATAAATTAACATCAGAAGATGATATTGGAAAAATAAACCCGTTTACGGGTAGAAAGTAG
- a CDS encoding shikimate kinase, translating to MTLISLDKNIALIGFMGVGKSTIGCSLAKSLGIGFKDTDKQIEKETNMDIANIFKMKGEQWFRDIESIVLTNLISDGPYIIATGGGIVERSINRQILKNQTITVSLLATAETICQRVILDNNRPLLNTENKLQEIERLLNLRLKYYYESDILVWTDTLTRNQVKDKIIDELKYLK from the coding sequence TTGACATTAATATCATTAGATAAAAATATTGCTTTAATAGGTTTTATGGGTGTTGGTAAATCAACGATAGGTTGTTCATTGGCTAAATCGTTAGGTATAGGTTTTAAAGATACAGATAAACAGATTGAAAAAGAAACGAATATGGATATAGCTAATATATTTAAAATGAAAGGTGAACAATGGTTTAGAGATATAGAAAGTATAGTTCTTACTAACTTAATTTCTGATGGCCCATATATTATTGCTACAGGTGGTGGTATTGTCGAGCGTTCTATAAACCGTCAAATATTAAAAAATCAAACAATTACAGTTTCATTACTAGCAACGGCAGAAACTATTTGCCAAAGAGTGATATTAGATAATAATCGTCCTTTATTGAATACAGAAAACAAGTTACAGGAAATTGAGCGTCTTTTAAATTTGAGATTAAAATATTATTACGAATCTGATATATTAGTTTGGACTGATACTTTAACACGTAATCAAGTTAAAGATAAAATTATTGATGAATTGAAATACTTAAAATAA
- a CDS encoding prepilin-type N-terminal cleavage/methylation domain-containing protein gives MKISKVNNTRGFTLIETLGVIILIAIIISILYPNVVKTIDIFVLDGAHNKLYQDLRLVKMQALKTEQLSRISFPYFGPQNYYVLHLPNRTKINYLPDGINFSTLNTGGSDFYNPEVVFAPDGVPWGGATIGISNKQGDTKYVVIAAVSGRIRKSEVLPGF, from the coding sequence ATTAAAATAAGCAAAGTTAATAACACAAGAGGATTTACTTTGATTGAAACCTTAGGTGTCATAATTTTAATAGCAATTATAATTTCTATTTTGTACCCTAATGTTGTAAAAACCATAGATATCTTTGTTCTTGACGGTGCACATAATAAGCTTTACCAAGATTTAAGACTTGTAAAAATGCAAGCACTGAAAACTGAACAATTATCAAGAATAAGTTTTCCTTATTTTGGACCTCAAAACTACTATGTTTTACATTTACCGAATAGAACTAAAATAAATTATTTACCAGATGGTATAAATTTTAGTACACTTAACACAGGGGGAAGTGACTTTTACAATCCTGAGGTTGTTTTCGCTCCGGATGGAGTGCCTTGGGGCGGGGCTACTATTGGTATTTCTAATAAACAAGGTGATACAAAATATGTTGTCATAGCTGCAGTCTCTGGTCGTATTAGAAAAAGTGAAGTTTTACCTGGTTTTTAA